One window of the Daphnia magna isolate NIES unplaced genomic scaffold, ASM2063170v1.1 Dm_contigs096, whole genome shotgun sequence genome contains the following:
- the LOC123477593 gene encoding paraneoplastic antigen-like protein 5: MAYCTSPTRAATVRDLDDFQNNQHTFSRLQLLPSFTGSPITRFDSWLESFESIVDGSGWSEEKTIQMLRAKLTDRAFSVIQAILKEHPHDYESIKEALLDHFHGDENVDLYLQKFNKAKRKPGEKVVDYALRIQEIFKRAYPVGHSEKSFAVILMQKFIEGLDSKLQTKVKYKEFKDFNELVAATRVYALRLEALETDREKQEFIRSIDGSQDTSSAEQIVAVINVKD, translated from the exons ggccTACTGTACTTCCCCCACCAGAGCAGCAACAGTCAGAGATTTggacgattttcaaaataaccagCATACTTTCTCCCGGTTACAAttacttccttctttcacCGGAAGCCCGATTACTCGTTTTGACTCTTGGTtagaatcatttgaaagtatagtagatgggtcgggatggtcagaagaaaaaacgattcaGATGTTACGTGCTAAATTAACggacagagctttttccgtcattcaggcaattttaaaggaacatccgcatgattatgagtcaattaaagaagcattgcttgaccattttcatggcgatgaaaatgttgatttatatcttcaaaagtttaacaaaGCCAAACGTAAGCCAGGTGAAAAAGTTGTCGATTACGCGCTACGTAtacaggaaatttttaaacgcgcGTATCCCGTAGGTCATTCcgaaaaatcgtttgcagttattctcatgcaaaaatttattgagggaTTAGACTCCAAATTGCAGACAAAAGTCAAATATaaggaatttaaagattttaacgaACTGGTTGCAGCAACACGGGTGTATGCCCTCAGACTAGAAGCGTTGGAAACCGATCGCGAAAAACAGGAGTTTATTCGATCCATAGACGGGTCACAAGACACCAGCAGTGCaga GCAGATTGTCGCCGTTATCAACGTCAAggactag